In Streptomyces canus, one DNA window encodes the following:
- a CDS encoding FtsX-like permease family protein, with protein MTVLLCATALAALAALAGSSVQAGAVRRLAADLDAQVDVSASFRAGGMAAADRDVRAAAERVFAGVPQRTYVGLLGVSPVSVTGIDGVAGPPRGPGSSGLHPVAVQDGGRFGQLVAGRWPAGTADAPADAFTSLPDVRVATGSTAPVDAAVPEVLAKRLDIKPGTGLQVQDAFGRAMTLRITGVFRASGAVGFWPAMAGDLARGQTADQRLLVVSASALNGSAVLNGQLTAHWSVQPDFSPIDADSLPGLHDRLRAFSGSQSRVSVFRGRQPSLDDLRVASGLPDAIDDLTVPVVAARSSLYLPSVMLAALALATLVLAARQLTVRRRDELALQRARGAGTLRLLRGAAAEWALTGVPAAVAAPFLAGLLHPGSRGTGAWAAVGLTLLVHAAAVLLPVLPSPRTLPARGARAAAAQRLGADLALAAVAVLGYLELRRHHSLLAGLGSGSASADPVLVLVPALVAGTGALLLLRLLPLTSLLLDAFGRRSRGLVLALAGWQLSRRAARNAGPVSLMCLAVSVSAFATTALACLGGLASAEAAFTVGADVRISPSAADSYPSSALATAYRALPAVTAVTPVTRSTVNLPGGATEDLVGTIGGPAPRTPSPDVFGIRLPGRPTALLLDERLSSDGSRAGPSLVLTVQDATGLVSTVTTPLPAADGARHTIVVPLHVALSGGHPREYPLTVTAVSVLPQPNVRPARLDLELIRVGARGTADAWGPRLPGGQVWGNGTDHASDSTAGACEGKSTGGYELGTPGVCSISSGGSEVLRTTISTGIRASQAVDDAFGGDLPDSDYATRPGSQVRLVAGPAGRPGPLPVRADAPTLRDARLGVGSTTTLDLGGARIIAKVVGRVDSLPGLGRGQGHLIADQRQLATAMTRAGADQEDPAFWWLSSTDSARTASAAEAQPALGRVTTTAGTAASLQADPFRSGLRRVLELVRYLAPGFAVIAFTVHAVVSTRQRRKEFALLRAIGVRAGSLSALLGAEQLGLALFAMVPGALMGMALASAVLPLVTVDDSGQTPYPPLPLVIPWGTVALTAVATAAAISAVVLALARLLSRVDLARVLRAGEDR; from the coding sequence GTGACCGTGCTGCTGTGTGCGACGGCGCTGGCCGCGCTCGCGGCGCTGGCCGGGAGTTCGGTGCAGGCCGGGGCCGTACGGCGGCTGGCCGCCGACCTCGACGCGCAGGTGGACGTCAGCGCGTCCTTCCGGGCCGGGGGAATGGCCGCCGCCGATCGAGATGTGCGGGCCGCAGCCGAGCGGGTGTTCGCGGGGGTGCCACAGCGGACCTATGTGGGTCTGCTGGGCGTGTCGCCGGTCTCGGTGACAGGGATTGACGGGGTGGCCGGCCCGCCGCGCGGGCCTGGGAGCAGTGGGCTGCACCCGGTCGCGGTGCAGGACGGGGGCAGGTTCGGACAGTTGGTCGCCGGGCGGTGGCCCGCCGGCACGGCCGACGCCCCGGCCGACGCGTTCACCTCGCTCCCCGATGTCCGGGTGGCCACCGGATCCACCGCCCCGGTCGACGCGGCGGTGCCCGAGGTGTTGGCCAAGCGCCTGGACATCAAACCCGGTACCGGTCTTCAGGTGCAGGACGCCTTCGGGCGCGCCATGACCTTGCGGATCACCGGTGTCTTCCGGGCGAGTGGTGCCGTCGGGTTCTGGCCCGCCATGGCCGGTGACCTGGCCCGGGGCCAAACCGCCGACCAGCGTTTGCTGGTGGTGTCGGCGTCGGCCCTCAACGGCAGTGCCGTTCTGAACGGACAGCTGACGGCCCACTGGAGTGTGCAGCCGGACTTCTCCCCTATCGACGCGGACAGCCTCCCCGGGCTGCACGACCGGCTGCGTGCCTTCTCCGGCAGCCAGAGCCGCGTGTCGGTGTTCCGCGGGCGGCAGCCGTCACTGGACGACCTGAGGGTGGCCTCCGGCCTGCCGGACGCGATCGACGACCTGACGGTTCCGGTGGTGGCGGCCCGGTCCTCGCTGTACCTGCCGAGCGTGATGCTGGCGGCCCTCGCCCTGGCCACCCTGGTGCTGGCCGCCCGTCAGTTGACGGTGCGTCGGCGCGATGAGCTGGCCCTCCAGCGGGCCAGAGGCGCCGGCACCCTGCGGTTGCTGCGCGGGGCGGCGGCCGAGTGGGCGCTCACCGGCGTCCCGGCCGCCGTCGCCGCGCCCTTCCTGGCCGGACTGCTGCACCCCGGCAGCCGCGGTACCGGCGCGTGGGCGGCGGTGGGTCTGACCCTGCTGGTGCACGCCGCGGCGGTGCTGCTGCCCGTACTGCCGTCGCCGCGGACACTGCCGGCCCGCGGCGCACGGGCCGCCGCCGCGCAGCGGCTCGGCGCCGACCTGGCGCTGGCGGCGGTGGCCGTCCTGGGGTATCTGGAGTTACGGCGGCACCACTCACTGCTCGCCGGCCTGGGCAGTGGCAGCGCGTCAGCGGACCCGGTGCTGGTCCTGGTGCCGGCCCTGGTGGCGGGCACCGGAGCGCTCCTGCTGCTTCGACTGCTGCCGCTGACCTCTCTCCTGCTGGACGCGTTCGGCCGTCGCAGCCGGGGACTGGTCCTCGCGCTGGCCGGGTGGCAGTTGAGCCGACGAGCCGCCCGCAACGCGGGACCGGTGTCGCTGATGTGTCTGGCCGTGTCGGTGAGCGCCTTCGCCACCACCGCGCTTGCCTGCTTGGGCGGCCTGGCGTCCGCGGAGGCCGCGTTCACCGTCGGCGCCGACGTGCGGATCTCCCCGTCCGCAGCCGACAGTTACCCATCCTCCGCACTGGCCACCGCTTATCGCGCACTGCCCGCGGTGACCGCCGTGACACCGGTGACACGGTCGACGGTGAACCTGCCCGGCGGCGCCACCGAAGACCTGGTGGGCACCATCGGCGGGCCCGCCCCGCGCACCCCGTCACCGGACGTCTTCGGGATACGGCTCCCCGGGCGTCCGACCGCGCTGCTGCTGGACGAGCGGCTGAGCAGTGACGGCAGCCGGGCGGGGCCCAGCCTGGTCCTGACCGTGCAGGACGCGACCGGCCTCGTCAGCACCGTGACGACACCTCTGCCCGCCGCCGACGGAGCCAGGCACACCATCGTGGTCCCCCTTCATGTGGCGCTGAGTGGCGGCCATCCGCGGGAGTATCCGCTGACGGTGACCGCCGTCAGCGTCCTGCCGCAGCCGAACGTACGTCCCGCACGACTGGACCTGGAACTGATCCGGGTGGGCGCGCGCGGCACCGCCGACGCCTGGGGCCCCCGACTGCCCGGTGGGCAGGTCTGGGGCAATGGCACGGACCACGCCTCCGACTCCACCGCGGGGGCGTGCGAAGGAAAGTCGACCGGCGGCTACGAACTCGGCACTCCCGGGGTGTGCTCCATCAGCTCCGGCGGCTCCGAGGTGCTCCGGACCACCATCAGCACCGGCATCCGGGCCTCTCAGGCCGTCGATGACGCCTTTGGTGGCGACCTGCCCGACAGCGACTACGCCACCCGGCCCGGCAGCCAGGTGCGACTCGTGGCGGGCCCGGCCGGCCGGCCGGGCCCGCTGCCGGTGCGCGCCGACGCCCCGACGTTGCGCGATGCGCGCCTGGGCGTGGGCAGCACCACCACGCTCGATCTGGGCGGCGCCCGGATCATCGCCAAGGTGGTGGGCCGGGTCGACTCGCTGCCCGGACTGGGCCGCGGACAGGGGCATCTGATCGCCGACCAGCGCCAACTCGCCACCGCGATGACGCGGGCCGGTGCAGACCAGGAGGATCCCGCGTTCTGGTGGCTCAGCAGCACCGACAGCGCGCGCACGGCCTCCGCCGCCGAGGCGCAGCCCGCGCTGGGCCGCGTCACCACCACGGCGGGTACCGCCGCTTCCCTGCAGGCCGACCCGTTCCGCAGCGGGCTGCGCCGGGTGCTGGAACTGGTCCGGTATCTGGCCCCCGGTTTCGCGGTCATCGCCTTCACCGTGCACGCGGTGGTCTCCACCCGGCAGCGCCGCAAGGAGTTCGCCCTGCTGCGGGCCATCGGCGTCCGTGCCGGAAGCCTGTCCGCGCTGCTGGGCGCCGAGCAACTGGGTCTGGCGCTGTTCGCGATGGTCCCGGGAGCGCTGATGGGCATGGCCCTGGCGTCGGCGGTGCTGCCACTGGTCACCGTGGACGACAGCGGACAAACCCCCTATCCACCGCTGCCGCTGGTCATCCCCTGGGGCACGGTGGCGCTCACCGCGGTGGCGACCGCTGCTGCCATCAGCGCGGTCGTGCTGGCGCTGGCCCGGCTGCTGTCCCGAGTGGACCTGGCGCGTGTGCTGCGAGCAGGGGAGGACCGTTGA
- a CDS encoding NADP-dependent oxidoreductase — protein sequence MKAIVFDTFGGTEVLHEAEIEVPQPGPGQVRVRVRAIGVNPVDGKIRSGIMEAIFPTTLPAVPGGEIAGVVDALGEDVDLFKVGDEVLGWSDTGAYAQYALAAAAVLAPKPAGLDWTHAAALPVASDGADRVLDLLDVKAGETLLIHGASGALGTVAVQLAVARGAHVIGTAGPANQEYVTSLGATALVYGEDLVERVRALALSGVDAVFDAAGKGALEDSITLRGGTDRIVTTADFRARELGVVFAEGPARRSVARLAELAQQAADGALVTTVGATYPLADAAKAQQTSDAGHNRGKLVLTVD from the coding sequence ATGAAGGCCATCGTTTTCGATACGTTCGGCGGCACCGAGGTCCTGCACGAGGCGGAGATCGAGGTGCCCCAGCCCGGGCCCGGTCAGGTCCGCGTCCGTGTCCGGGCCATAGGTGTCAACCCCGTCGACGGAAAGATCCGCTCCGGGATCATGGAGGCCATTTTCCCCACGACGCTGCCCGCCGTCCCCGGCGGGGAGATCGCCGGGGTCGTCGACGCCCTCGGCGAAGATGTCGACCTGTTCAAGGTGGGCGACGAGGTGCTGGGCTGGTCCGACACCGGCGCCTACGCCCAGTACGCACTGGCCGCCGCGGCCGTCCTCGCTCCCAAGCCGGCAGGCCTGGACTGGACGCACGCGGCCGCGTTGCCGGTGGCGAGCGACGGCGCAGACCGGGTCCTGGATCTGCTCGATGTCAAGGCCGGCGAGACCCTGCTGATCCACGGTGCGTCCGGCGCACTCGGCACCGTCGCCGTCCAACTCGCCGTCGCCCGCGGCGCCCACGTCATCGGCACCGCAGGCCCGGCCAACCAGGAGTACGTGACCTCGCTCGGCGCCACCGCGCTGGTCTACGGAGAAGACCTGGTCGAGCGGGTCCGCGCTCTCGCCCTGAGCGGCGTGGACGCGGTGTTCGACGCTGCGGGCAAGGGCGCGCTGGAGGACTCCATCACCCTGCGCGGCGGCACCGACCGGATCGTCACGACCGCCGACTTCCGGGCTCGTGAACTCGGTGTCGTCTTCGCCGAGGGCCCGGCGCGGCGCTCGGTCGCCCGGCTGGCCGAACTCGCCCAGCAGGCCGCCGACGGCGCACTGGTGACCACGGTCGGCGCGACCTATCCGCTCGCCGACGCGGCCAAGGCCCAGCAGACCAGCGACGCCGGCCACAACCGCGGAAAGCTCGTCCTCACCGTCGACTGA
- a CDS encoding helix-turn-helix transcriptional regulator, which produces MDRALLADFLRARREVLQPEDVGLPRGPRRRTGGLRREEVAALAGMSVDYYSRIERQRGPVPSEQLLAGLARGLHLSLSERDHLFDLAGHPAPRRVLREDHVSPTMMRIVERLADTPALVMSRFGETVLQTRPAVALLGDYTRFSGLSRYLVYRWFTDPAQRALYPVEDHALRGRVFTVDLRAAYTAEPTGRAGEIVAALLEVSPEFAGLWQLHEIDVTHHNDLKRYLHGELGELELYCQRLVDPDQAQELLVFSAVPGSTDYEKLQLLAAVGA; this is translated from the coding sequence ATGGATCGGGCATTGTTGGCCGACTTTCTCCGGGCGCGCCGGGAGGTGCTGCAGCCGGAGGACGTGGGGCTTCCCCGCGGTCCTCGGCGTCGTACCGGTGGGCTGAGGCGTGAGGAGGTGGCCGCGCTGGCCGGCATGTCGGTTGATTACTACAGCCGGATCGAGCGGCAGCGCGGTCCGGTGCCATCCGAGCAGCTGCTCGCCGGGCTCGCCCGGGGACTGCACCTCAGCCTGAGCGAGCGCGACCACCTCTTCGACCTCGCCGGGCACCCTGCGCCGCGGCGGGTACTGCGCGAGGATCACGTCAGCCCCACCATGATGCGCATCGTGGAGCGGCTCGCGGACACACCGGCGTTGGTGATGTCCCGGTTCGGTGAGACGGTGCTGCAGACCCGTCCGGCGGTCGCCCTGCTGGGCGACTACACCCGCTTCAGCGGACTGTCCCGCTACCTGGTCTACCGCTGGTTCACCGACCCGGCGCAACGCGCGCTCTACCCCGTCGAGGACCACGCCCTGCGGGGCAGGGTCTTCACCGTGGATCTCCGGGCGGCGTACACGGCGGAGCCCACGGGCAGGGCCGGCGAGATCGTCGCCGCACTGCTGGAGGTCAGTCCGGAATTCGCCGGCCTCTGGCAGCTGCACGAAATCGACGTCACCCACCACAACGACCTCAAACGCTACCTGCACGGGGAGTTGGGTGAGCTGGAGCTGTACTGCCAGCGGCTGGTGGACCCCGACCAGGCCCAGGAGCTGCTGGTCTTCTCCGCCGTACCCGGCTCGACCGACTACGAAAAACTCCAACTCCTGGCAGCCGTAGGCGCTTGA
- a CDS encoding ABC transporter ATP-binding protein: MDELRRRAAATAVPQREAGLVVCENLVRIYQAEGVEVQALQGLDLAVAQGEMIAVIGASGSGKSTLLGILSGQDVPSAGAAEVAGYDLLSMKRRERLSYRRRTVGFVWQQTSRNLLPYLSAAENVMLPMTYAGIKRSRRRGRAEELLDLLSVGHCRDRTPDTLSGGEQQRVAIAVANANDPRVLFADEPTGQLDTATSDEVFAALRRANEDLGVTVVVVTHDALVSEQVQRTVGIRDGRTSTEVVRRVATGEDGVEVLSAEEYAVLDGSGRLQLPGEFTERLHLRKRVRLVLESDHVGVWPDEAARRARSAAQDAADGGPEH; the protein is encoded by the coding sequence TTGGACGAGCTGCGTCGGCGTGCGGCAGCCACCGCCGTCCCGCAACGCGAGGCCGGGCTGGTGGTCTGCGAGAATCTTGTGCGGATCTATCAGGCCGAGGGCGTCGAAGTACAGGCTCTCCAGGGTCTCGACCTGGCCGTGGCCCAGGGCGAGATGATCGCGGTGATCGGGGCCTCCGGTTCCGGCAAGTCCACCCTGCTGGGCATACTCTCCGGCCAGGACGTGCCCAGCGCCGGTGCCGCCGAGGTCGCTGGATACGACCTACTGTCGATGAAGCGCCGCGAGCGGCTCAGCTACCGGCGCCGCACGGTGGGCTTCGTCTGGCAGCAGACCTCCCGCAATCTGCTGCCCTACCTCTCGGCGGCGGAGAACGTGATGCTTCCGATGACGTACGCCGGGATCAAGCGGTCCCGGCGCCGGGGCCGGGCGGAGGAACTGCTCGATCTGCTGTCCGTCGGGCACTGCCGGGACCGCACCCCCGACACGCTCTCCGGTGGCGAGCAGCAGCGGGTCGCCATCGCCGTCGCCAACGCCAACGACCCGCGGGTGCTGTTCGCCGACGAACCCACCGGCCAACTCGACACCGCCACCAGCGACGAGGTCTTCGCGGCGCTGCGCCGGGCCAACGAGGACCTGGGTGTCACCGTGGTCGTGGTCACCCACGACGCGCTGGTGTCCGAGCAGGTGCAGCGCACCGTAGGGATCCGCGACGGCCGCACCTCGACGGAGGTAGTGCGCCGCGTCGCCACCGGCGAGGACGGCGTCGAGGTGCTGAGCGCCGAGGAGTACGCGGTACTGGACGGCAGTGGTCGGCTGCAGCTGCCGGGCGAGTTCACCGAGCGGCTGCACCTGCGCAAGCGGGTGCGGCTGGTCCTGGAGAGCGACCACGTCGGTGTGTGGCCCGACGAGGCCGCGCGCCGGGCACGGTCCGCCGCCCAGGATGCGGCCGACGGTGGTCCCGAACACTGA
- a CDS encoding TetR/AcrR family transcriptional regulator — translation MIAQRGQVPWRTGDRLVTDEGAPTPGPISGRSLNLDTQGDSGRPSTTGSNTASGEIVEPPAKRRRAPEERRAAIVAAARGAFAELGFGKTTIRDVTRRAGVTHGLVIRNFGSKEQLFLAAVPSPRTLMAEVAGDPTSLPTRIARSYVRRLTLSGGNDSFVALLRAVAAEEETAKRLFAAMQEDRVEFYRHILTGPKLEGRVVSMGAHLIGVTFSRFIFRSGPLASMSDEELTRHLVPNLRSLLID, via the coding sequence TTGATCGCGCAGCGTGGGCAGGTGCCTTGGCGCACTGGTGACCGCTTGGTCACTGACGAAGGGGCGCCGACTCCGGGTCCAATTTCCGGACGATCCCTAAATCTGGACACTCAAGGAGACAGTGGCCGACCATCGACGACAGGGAGCAACACCGCGAGCGGCGAGATCGTCGAGCCGCCGGCGAAGCGCCGACGGGCCCCTGAAGAACGCAGGGCCGCGATCGTCGCAGCCGCACGGGGCGCCTTCGCCGAGCTGGGCTTCGGCAAGACGACCATCCGAGATGTCACACGCCGGGCGGGGGTGACGCACGGCCTGGTGATACGGAATTTCGGGTCCAAGGAACAGTTGTTCCTTGCCGCGGTGCCCAGTCCCCGCACGCTGATGGCCGAGGTGGCCGGCGATCCCACGTCGTTGCCGACGCGCATCGCCCGGTCATACGTCCGACGCCTGACCCTCAGCGGCGGCAACGACTCCTTCGTGGCTTTGCTCCGTGCCGTGGCCGCAGAGGAGGAGACCGCCAAACGACTGTTTGCCGCCATGCAGGAGGACAGGGTCGAGTTCTACCGCCACATACTCACCGGTCCCAAGCTGGAGGGGCGCGTCGTCTCCATGGGCGCTCACCTCATCGGTGTGACGTTCTCTCGGTTCATTTTCAGAAGTGGCCCCCTGGCCTCGATGTCGGACGAAGAGCTCACCCGCCATCTCGTTCCCAACCTCCGCAGTCTTCTGATCGACTGA
- a CDS encoding family 78 glycoside hydrolase catalytic domain, whose translation MSSPVLFFRMAGGHRRSHQVRPPRALFLALLTTWFVVVGGVTAQLPQASAAQAAPTALSVNGLTAPVDVAPASTPLLGWHVGGDHQTAYQVQVATTSSALTGTPDVWDSGQVTSTADSNVSYGGPAVTASSGYYWRVRTWDSSGAVSPWSTTATFGTGPGTTWPGATPVWSGNPTAWTNYTFQGSFVINAKYAGVTFRAQDTSNYYLWQFKGNGENTIAPQVQKNGTFTALKTAQALPFALTTGSSYDFKIVALGSTFTTSLKAHSDSTWTQIDTTTDATFDSGGIGFRTGLTEQATFDDITVTGTAGQSLYSNDFSDSDNADFTCGTISSGALFVDKAKNCGTGFPTAWTNYTLQGSFVINAKYASVTFRAQDTSNYYLWQFKGNGENTIAPQVQKNGTFTALKTAAALPFALNTGSTYDFRIVASGPTFTTSLKAHADTTWTQVDTTTDATFSVGGIGFRTGSTEQATFDDISVTDPNNRPLYGNDFNDSTNADFTCGTITNGALAVGTSKNCGTGLLTVPSWTFLRGTTTLASSKSIAWAHLYATGASTTPARQFVYKLWVNGSFVGVGPTRPVGSEARYDGYDVTSLLNAGAANTVGALAYTTSDQRFLAKLVVRYTDGSTKTFGTGSSWKSLDGTRVLPNVGSIGTSYYTAPKENYDARRYPFGFATPGFDASAWPSAVTKGAFSDLQPAPTAKVRQTFKTPASVTEYSSGNYFIDYGRTWVGGLSLNLTGASGQVVDIRYGEVTTGTNTVKYQTSAGNTYQDKWVLKSGSQQLETWGLRVFRYVQVIGAPTGLTAANFKAEAYLYPFDESAGAFDSSDNTLNQVWALSRNTIEATNLNLYVDSWERERDIYEADTYLQLMGNLYTGGDTALGDYSLNFLKSNRTWPTEWPMYVILAMHDSYETTGNTAPLSAAYTALQGKLPDEWYESATGLIHKTTGSTGASSCNDCDIVDWPISERDGYVFTSYDTVINAIAYRSYESMADIATALGKSSDAATYTAKADAIKDAVNLRMWDSTKGAYRDGRNNDGTVINHYAVQASAFATAFGIASPSQAAQVASYLGSRGMACSVYCAPFVIQALYDGNRPDLAHTLLTSTGTRSWMNMINDGAGATMEAWDLSLKSNTTYSHPWAASPSFTIPQSMFGIRPSTPGYRTFQVKPQPTSVTWANATVPTAQGTIGAAYDTTSGGRVDIGVNVPANTTALVYLPGGSAGTTSVYMDGNSVAATYDNGFMRVDDVQPGCHIITSSSSSTPYSDTKLTGIC comes from the coding sequence GTGTCATCTCCCGTCCTGTTCTTCCGCATGGCCGGAGGACACAGAAGATCCCACCAAGTCAGACCTCCACGGGCCCTCTTCCTGGCTCTGCTCACCACGTGGTTCGTGGTCGTTGGCGGCGTGACCGCGCAGCTGCCCCAGGCGAGCGCCGCCCAGGCCGCGCCCACGGCGCTGAGCGTGAACGGCCTGACCGCGCCCGTCGACGTGGCCCCCGCCTCCACCCCGCTGCTCGGCTGGCACGTCGGCGGCGACCACCAGACGGCGTACCAGGTCCAGGTCGCCACGACCTCCTCGGCCCTGACCGGCACCCCTGATGTGTGGGATTCGGGTCAGGTCACCTCCACCGCCGACAGCAACGTCTCCTACGGCGGCCCGGCCGTGACCGCCTCCTCCGGCTACTACTGGCGGGTCCGCACCTGGGACTCCTCGGGCGCGGTCTCTCCCTGGTCCACCACCGCCACCTTCGGCACCGGGCCGGGCACCACCTGGCCCGGGGCCACCCCGGTCTGGAGCGGCAACCCCACGGCGTGGACGAACTACACCTTCCAGGGCAGCTTCGTCATCAACGCCAAGTACGCCGGCGTCACCTTCCGCGCGCAGGACACCAGCAACTACTACCTGTGGCAGTTCAAGGGCAACGGCGAGAACACCATTGCCCCCCAGGTCCAGAAGAACGGCACCTTCACCGCACTGAAGACCGCCCAAGCCCTTCCCTTCGCCCTCACCACCGGTTCCAGCTACGACTTCAAGATCGTCGCGTTGGGCTCGACGTTCACCACGTCCCTGAAGGCGCACTCCGACAGCACCTGGACCCAGATCGACACCACCACCGACGCCACCTTCGACTCGGGCGGCATCGGCTTTCGCACCGGTCTGACCGAGCAGGCCACCTTCGACGACATCACTGTGACGGGCACCGCCGGCCAGTCCCTGTACAGCAACGACTTCAGCGACTCCGACAACGCCGACTTCACCTGCGGCACCATCTCGAGCGGCGCGCTGTTCGTGGACAAGGCGAAGAACTGCGGCACCGGGTTCCCGACCGCCTGGACGAACTACACCCTCCAGGGCAGCTTCGTCATCAACGCCAAGTACGCCAGCGTCACCTTCCGCGCGCAGGACACCAGCAACTACTACCTGTGGCAGTTCAAGGGCAACGGCGAGAACACCATCGCCCCCCAGGTCCAGAAGAACGGCACCTTCACCGCACTGAAGACCGCCGCCGCCCTCCCGTTCGCCCTGAACACCGGCTCCACCTACGACTTCCGGATCGTGGCCTCCGGCCCGACCTTCACCACCTCCCTGAAAGCGCATGCCGACACCACCTGGACGCAGGTCGACACCACCACCGACGCCACGTTCTCCGTCGGCGGCATCGGGTTCCGCACCGGCAGCACCGAGCAGGCCACCTTCGACGACATCAGCGTCACCGACCCCAACAACCGGCCCCTATATGGCAACGACTTCAACGACTCCACCAACGCCGACTTCACCTGCGGCACCATCACGAACGGCGCCCTGGCCGTAGGCACGAGCAAGAACTGCGGCACCGGGCTGCTGACGGTTCCGAGCTGGACCTTCCTCCGCGGCACCACCACGCTGGCCTCCAGCAAGAGCATCGCCTGGGCCCACCTGTACGCCACGGGCGCCTCGACCACCCCGGCACGGCAGTTCGTCTACAAGCTGTGGGTCAACGGCAGCTTCGTCGGCGTCGGCCCGACCCGCCCAGTCGGCTCCGAGGCCCGCTACGACGGCTACGACGTCACCTCCCTGCTGAACGCAGGCGCCGCCAACACCGTCGGCGCTCTCGCCTACACCACCAGCGACCAGCGCTTCCTCGCCAAACTGGTGGTCCGGTACACCGACGGCAGCACCAAGACCTTCGGCACCGGTTCCAGCTGGAAGTCCCTGGACGGCACCCGCGTCCTGCCGAATGTCGGCTCTATCGGCACCAGTTATTACACGGCGCCCAAAGAGAACTACGACGCCCGCCGCTACCCGTTCGGCTTCGCCACGCCTGGTTTCGATGCCTCGGCCTGGCCCTCGGCGGTCACCAAGGGCGCCTTCAGCGACCTCCAGCCCGCGCCCACCGCAAAGGTCCGGCAGACGTTCAAGACGCCCGCCTCGGTCACCGAGTACTCCTCCGGCAACTACTTCATCGACTACGGCCGCACCTGGGTCGGTGGTCTGTCCCTTAACCTGACCGGCGCCTCCGGGCAGGTGGTCGACATCCGCTACGGCGAGGTCACCACCGGCACCAACACGGTCAAGTACCAGACCTCCGCCGGCAACACCTACCAGGACAAGTGGGTCCTGAAATCCGGCAGCCAGCAGCTGGAAACCTGGGGCCTGCGCGTCTTCCGCTACGTCCAGGTCATTGGCGCCCCCACCGGCCTGACCGCAGCCAACTTCAAGGCCGAGGCGTACCTGTACCCGTTCGACGAGTCGGCAGGCGCCTTCGACTCCTCCGACAACACGCTCAACCAGGTCTGGGCGTTGTCCCGTAACACCATCGAGGCAACCAACCTGAACCTGTACGTCGACTCGTGGGAGCGCGAGCGCGACATCTACGAGGCCGACACCTACCTCCAGCTCATGGGCAACCTCTACACGGGCGGCGACACCGCACTGGGCGACTACTCGCTGAACTTCCTGAAGTCCAACCGCACCTGGCCCACCGAGTGGCCGATGTACGTCATCCTGGCCATGCACGACAGTTACGAGACGACCGGCAATACCGCGCCGCTGTCCGCCGCGTACACCGCGCTGCAGGGCAAGCTGCCGGACGAGTGGTACGAGTCCGCGACCGGCCTGATCCACAAGACCACCGGTAGCACGGGTGCCAGCAGCTGCAACGACTGCGATATCGTCGACTGGCCCATCTCCGAGCGCGACGGCTACGTCTTCACCTCCTACGACACCGTCATCAACGCCATCGCCTACCGTTCCTACGAGAGCATGGCCGACATCGCCACCGCGCTGGGCAAGAGCTCGGACGCCGCCACCTACACGGCCAAGGCAGACGCCATCAAGGATGCGGTCAACTTGAGGATGTGGGACTCCACCAAGGGCGCCTACCGTGACGGGCGTAACAACGACGGCACGGTGATCAACCACTACGCCGTTCAGGCCAGCGCCTTCGCCACCGCATTCGGCATCGCCAGTCCCTCGCAGGCCGCGCAGGTGGCCTCCTACCTGGGCAGCCGCGGAATGGCGTGCAGCGTGTACTGCGCCCCGTTCGTCATCCAGGCCCTGTATGACGGCAACCGGCCCGACCTCGCCCACACCCTGCTGACGTCGACCGGCACCCGCAGCTGGATGAACATGATCAACGACGGGGCCGGCGCCACCATGGAGGCCTGGGACCTGTCGCTGAAGTCCAACACCACCTACTCCCACCCGTGGGCGGCCTCTCCCTCCTTCACCATCCCCCAGAGCATGTTCGGCATCCGGCCCAGCACCCCGGGCTACCGGACCTTCCAGGTCAAGCCGCAGCCAACCTCGGTCACCTGGGCGAACGCCACGGTTCCCACCGCACAGGGCACCATCGGCGCCGCTTACGACACCACCAGCGGCGGACGCGTCGACATCGGCGTGAACGTCCCGGCCAACACGACCGCCTTGGTGTACCTGCCCGGCGGCTCGGCAGGCACGACCAGCGTCTACATGGACGGCAACAGTGTCGCCGCCACCTACGACAACGGCTTCATGCGCGTCGACGACGTCCAGCCGGGCTGCCACATCATCACCTCCTCCTCCAGCAGCACCCCGTACAGCGACACCAAACTCACCGGCATCTGCTAG